The Bacillus sp. FJAT-27916 genomic interval GAAACACGTATAATAAATGGAAAGACGAAGAAATATGAGGGATTATTGATGAATGATAAAATGGATTTTATAGAGAATATTGGGTTAAATGAAAGGCTGAATCTTCACGAAATTCCAGAGATTGACCTTTATATGGATCAAGTCATTCAATTATTCGAGAATAAGTTTAAAGAAACAAAGCGGACTGATGATGAGAAGATTCTTACGAAAACGATGATTAATAATTATGCGAAGGCTAAAGTGTTCTTCCCAATCAAGAATAAGAAATACACGAAAAGGCACTTAATCTTGCTCAGTCTTATCTATCAGCTAAAAGGAAGCCTGTCCATCAATGAAATCAAAGGGATTCTCGACCCGCTCAATGAAAGAATTATGAAGGATGATCTCTCAATTGACTGGCTGTATGAGGCCTTCTTGAAGCAAACGGATAAGAATGCCGCCATTTTCACGGAAAGTATCGAA includes:
- a CDS encoding DUF1836 domain-containing protein, translating into MKWLLFTLHEETRIINGKTKKYEGLLMNDKMDFIENIGLNERLNLHEIPEIDLYMDQVIQLFENKFKETKRTDDEKILTKTMINNYAKAKVFFPIKNKKYTKRHLILLSLIYQLKGSLSINEIKGILDPLNERIMKDDLSIDWLYEAFLKQTDKNAAIFTESIETSMKELKETAGASQEEDAEYFEELLAVASLAHMSQLYKRAAESLAAKIEDRQPKKG